A genome region from Conger conger chromosome 16, fConCon1.1, whole genome shotgun sequence includes the following:
- the LOC133114098 gene encoding medium-chain acyl-CoA ligase ACSF2, mitochondrial-like, with translation MSALHVDSVPSVPEVTTSYVHGTSSRSLLSQTIGQTLQNTAERWPDREAVVFLQDGIRKMFAQFQQEVDQAAAGLLALGLKRGDRLGMWGPNIYEWILVQFATAKAGILLVSVNPAYQLQELEFALRKVQCKAIVCPTKFKTQNYCDMLRQLCPEVETATPGGLKSARLPDLRMVIVTDSRQTGMFHMDDVMQAADSHHRQELDSLQKKLSFDDPINILFTSGTTGSPKGTTLSHHNLVNNAYFIGMRIGYAWRPQVRACVPVPLYHCFGSVVGALNMAQHGITLVFPSTAYDGRANLEAIQKERCTIFYGTPTMYIDMLGQPELNKYDLSSLEAGLIGGSPCLPEVMKKVMTTMNMKEVVIGYGTTENSPLTFLGYPLDNLEKKTKTVGCIMNHTEAKVVDPSTGHIVPLGTSGELMIRGYCVMQEYWNDPDKTLECISKDRWYKTGDIARLDKYGYCRIEGRIKDMIIRGGENIYPAEIEQFLHTYPKVHDVQMVGVRDERMGEELCACIKLKEGQDCTAEEIKAYCKGQIAHFKIPRYVTFVQDYPLTISGKVQKHKLRAEMEKSLGV, from the exons ATGAg TGCCCTCCATGTGGACAGTGTTCCCAGTGTGCCAGAGGTCACCACCAGCTATGTCCACGGCACTTCCTCCAGATCTTTGCTGTCCCAAACCATTGGCCAaaccctgcagaacactgcagagcGCTGGCCTGACCGTGAGGCTGTGGTCTTCCTGCAGGACGGCATCCGCAAGATGTTCGCACAGTTCCAACAAGAA GTGGACCAGGCGGCTGCTGGGCTCCTTGCTCTGGGGCTAAAGAGGGGGGACCGGCTCGGGATGTGGGGGCCGAACATCTACGAGTGGATCCTGGTCCAGTTCGCCACAGCCAAGGCCGGCATCCTACTG GTGTCTGTGAACCCAGCCTATCAGCTTCAGGAGCTGGAGTTTGCCCTGAGGAAG GTGCAGTGCAAAGCGATCGTGTGTCCCACAAAGTTTAAGACCCAGAACTACTGTGACATGCTGAGGCAGCTCTGCCCTGAGGTAGAGACAGCCACGCCTGGAGGCCTCAAGAGTGCCAG ACTGCCAGACCTGCGCATGGTGATTGTGACAGACAGCCGGCAAACTGGAATGTTCCACATGGACGATGTGATGCAGGCAGCAGACAGCCACCATCGGCAGGAACTGGATAGTCTGCAGAAGAAACTATCCTTCGATGACCCCATTAACATCCTGTTCACATCG GGCACCACAGGTAGTCCAAAAGGTACTACTCTTTCCCACCACAACCTCGTCAATAATGCCTACTTCATAGGGATGCGTATTGGCTATGCCTGGAGG CCACAGGTGCGTGCTTGTGTACCCGTACCCCTGTATCACTGCTTCGGCTCGGTGGTAGGAGCACTAAACATGGCCCAGCATGGCATCACCCTCGTTTTCCCCTCAACTGCTTATGACGGCCGAGCCAACCTGGAGGCCATCCAGAAAGAGAG GTGCACCATTTTCTATGGCACGCCCACCATGTACATCGACATGCTGGGGCAACCAGAACTGAACAAGTATGACCTGTCCTCTCTAGAAGCAG GATTAATAGGTGGCTCTCCCTGTCTACCTGAGGTCATGAAAAAGGTCATGACTACCATGAATATGAAGGAGGTGGTG ATCGGGTACGGCACCACAGAGAACAGCCCTCTCACATTTTTGGGGTACCCACTGGACAACCTGGAGAAAAAGACAAAGACTGTAGGTTGTATCATGAACCATACTGAG gCGAAGGTGGTGGACCCCAGTACTGGGCATATTGTGCCCCTGGGGACATCAGGAGAGCTGATGATCCGGGGATATTGTGTGATGCAGGAGTATTGGAACGATCCTGACAAAACACTGGAGTGCATCTCCAAGGACCGCTGGTACAAGACCgg TGACATCGCAAGGCTAGACAAGTATGGATACTGCCGAATCGAGGGCAGGATCAAAGACATGATCATCCGAGGAGGAGAAAACATCTATCCTGCCGAAATCGAGCAGTTCCTTCACACCTACCCCAAAGTGCATGATGTGCAG atGGTTGGGGTGCGGGATGAGAGGATGGGGGAGGAGTTATGTGCCTGCATTAAGCTGAAGGAGGGACAGGACTGCACTGCTGAGGAAATCAAAGCCTACTGCAAGGGCCAG ATCGCTCATTTCAAAATCCCACGCTATGTGACATTTGTGCAGGACTACCCGCTCACTATCAGTGGAAAG GTCCAGAAGCACAAGCTGCGTGCAGAGATGGAGAAGAGCCTGGGAGTATGA